Genomic DNA from Desulfonatronum thiodismutans:
TCAAGCGGATCAACGAGGAGAAGGGACGCAAGGCTGCTGATGAGCTGCTGAAAAAGGTGGCCGGCATTCTCCGCTCAACCTTCAGAAAATCAGATAATGTCTTCCGCTACGAGGGCGACAAGTTCATCGCCCTGCTGCCCGGAACCGACAGTCAGGCCGCGGATCAAGCCAGATCGCGGATGCTCACGTCCTATGATGCTCTCAAGAGAGAAATGGGCGTCACCCTGAGCATTTTTGTCCATACCGTGAAGCCTAGCCATGCCAAGGGGCTGATCACCTTTCTTGAGGAGCGTCTTGTTCAGGACAAGGCGGTGCTGGAATGCGCGCCCGATGCATCCGTGGCCGTGGAACTCCAGCCCGTGCTTGAACAGGAAACAGAGCAACGGCCGGAAAAGAGAAAAATCTACCGGAAAAAAGTCCGCCTGGACGGAGTGCTCGAACACCCTTCGGCCAAGAGCTACGGAAACATCCTGGTCGAAGAGATCGCCCTGACCGAAATCGGCTTTAGGGTGACAACAGGGCCGCTCAATGTCAAACCCGGTGACTTTCTCGAAGTCTCCTTTCGCCTGGACGATACATTGCACTCATTGATCGAACGACGTGTCATCGTCAGAAGCGTCCAGGGTGAGCAGGTAGACGCGGAATTTTACAACCCACCACCGTATGCAAAGGATCTCGGCTTTTACCTCCTGGCTTGATGGGAGGTGAGGGCAAAAGAGCAGGGGGATACATTGAGAACCAATGACTGAAATCAGCCTTGATATGCCGGGTTTCGAGCCCTTCTCATCGGAGTATGCGATTCCGGACGACTGCCATGGTTTGCGTCTGGATCAAGCCCTGGCACGACTGGTACCGGGATTGGGAAGGCGGGGGGCGAGGCGGATTTTTGAGGAATGTCCGGTTGATGTGGATGGGCGGGTTCGGGTGGCCGGGTTTCGGGTGTCCAGGGGGCAGCGGGTTCGGATAGGGGGCCACGTAAACGTTCAAAAGTGCGACTCGGCGCGACAAGGAGACGTTTGGACGCATCTGGAGGCCGAGCCCCCGACAATTCAGGTTGCGGTTCGAAACGCTGATTTCGCGGCTCTGGTCAAGCCTGCCGGGGTACACTGCGAGCGGCTTCCCGAGAGACTTTTCGAGGAGTTTTGCCAAAGTTTGTCGGGCAAGCCGCGGAACCAGGGAGTGGGCAGAGCAAGGCTGACTCTGGAGGAGGCCTTGCCTGATCTGTTCCCCGGAGCTTCAGCGACCTTCCTGAACCGTCTGGACCATTCGGTTTCCGGTCTGGTCCTGGCGGCCCTGCATGAACGGGCGGCCAGGGACTATGCCACGTGGCAGGATCAGGGACGGGTGCGCAAAACGTATTGGGCCCTGGTTTGCGGCCGACTGACGTCCTCCGTGGTGATCCGGTCGGCATTGGACACGGCCAAGCGGCGCAAGGTGCGGGCTTTGAGCGAGGAAGAGCCGGATGCGTTACGCTGGACTCGGGTGACGCCTCTGGTCGCACCCAAGGCGGAGTGTCTGGAGGTAGCGGACGTTTTGGGGGCTGCGGCGTGCTTGGGAGGGGGAGTCGTCCCAAAAGTCCCTTGGGATGCTGTGTGGGAACGTGCCGGAGAGGTTACTCTGGTTCGGGTGGAAATTTACAAGGGCCGTCGCCACCAGATTCGGGCGCATTTGGCTTCCATCGGCCATGCTGTGCTGTTCGATCCGCTATATGGCTCGGGGCCCAACGTGGGGTGGATCAGTCTGCACCATCGCGAGATTCTTCTTCCGGGATTTCGGGCC
This window encodes:
- a CDS encoding pseudouridine synthase; translation: MTEISLDMPGFEPFSSEYAIPDDCHGLRLDQALARLVPGLGRRGARRIFEECPVDVDGRVRVAGFRVSRGQRVRIGGHVNVQKCDSARQGDVWTHLEAEPPTIQVAVRNADFAALVKPAGVHCERLPERLFEEFCQSLSGKPRNQGVGRARLTLEEALPDLFPGASATFLNRLDHSVSGLVLAALHERAARDYATWQDQGRVRKTYWALVCGRLTSSVVIRSALDTAKRRKVRALSEEEPDALRWTRVTPLVAPKAECLEVADVLGAAACLGGGVVPKVPWDAVWERAGEVTLVRVEIYKGRRHQIRAHLASIGHAVLFDPLYGSGPNVGWISLHHREILLPGFRADSGKEFKLLRGYRQCLPRHSEKKRPGELAFFSSPM